One window from the genome of Rhodococcus sp. ABRD24 encodes:
- a CDS encoding RNA polymerase sigma factor, with product MGEEQPGSPASRDRVRFTTLWDDFGGRVFAYACRHVDHHTAQEVVSETFLVAWRRLPEVPDEALPWLLVVARNTMSNHRRTDRRRDALTEKMARIEQVAGSAPGADITVTDRAEVLAALAALTSTEREALLLTAWDGLSAAEAARVVGCSVPAMHVRLFRARRRMRTEAATESTTSTPLRVVPQPRSIR from the coding sequence ATGGGAGAGGAACAGCCGGGATCGCCGGCATCGCGGGACAGAGTGCGGTTCACGACATTGTGGGACGACTTCGGCGGGCGGGTGTTCGCGTATGCCTGTCGGCATGTGGACCACCACACCGCTCAGGAGGTGGTGTCGGAGACGTTCCTGGTGGCGTGGCGACGACTGCCCGAGGTCCCCGACGAGGCGCTGCCGTGGCTGCTGGTGGTCGCCCGCAACACCATGTCCAACCACCGCCGCACCGACCGCCGCCGTGATGCACTGACGGAGAAGATGGCCCGCATCGAGCAGGTCGCCGGGTCCGCGCCGGGCGCCGATATCACCGTCACCGACCGTGCCGAGGTGCTCGCGGCCCTGGCGGCCCTCACCTCTACGGAGCGCGAAGCCCTGCTGTTGACCGCGTGGGACGGCTTGAGCGCCGCCGAAGCGGCCCGTGTCGTCGGGTGTTCCGTCCCTGCCATGCACGTCCGGCTCTTCCGGGCCCGACGCCGTATGCGCACCGAGGCAGCCACCGAATCCACCACCTCGACCCCGCTGCGGGTCGTCCCCCAACCGAGGAGCATCCGATGA